One genomic window of Microbacterium testaceum StLB037 includes the following:
- a CDS encoding NAD(P)H-binding protein, with product MERIVIIGGHGKVALHLAGLLAERGDEAVSVIRNPDQSADVEKAGGTPLVLDVEKADVDALADALAGADAVVWAAGAGGGDADRTYAVDRDAAQRAVDAAGAAGKRRFVMVSWIGSVPDHGISPDDSFFAYADAKLAADDYLRASDLDWTILGPGTLTLDPPTGRITTAPQGSAEVGRADVAAVAAAVLLQSATIGRFIRFGAGDTLIAEAIVEEKTAPSD from the coding sequence ATGGAACGCATCGTGATCATCGGCGGCCACGGAAAGGTCGCCCTGCACCTGGCGGGGCTCCTCGCGGAACGCGGCGACGAGGCGGTGTCAGTCATCCGCAACCCCGACCAGTCGGCGGACGTCGAGAAGGCGGGGGGAACGCCGCTCGTCCTCGACGTCGAGAAGGCCGACGTCGACGCGCTCGCCGACGCGCTCGCCGGGGCGGACGCGGTCGTCTGGGCGGCCGGGGCCGGAGGCGGCGACGCCGACCGCACGTACGCGGTGGACCGGGATGCCGCGCAGCGCGCGGTCGACGCCGCCGGCGCCGCGGGCAAGCGGCGCTTCGTCATGGTGTCGTGGATCGGTTCGGTGCCGGACCACGGCATCTCGCCCGACGACTCGTTCTTCGCGTACGCCGACGCCAAGCTCGCCGCCGACGACTACCTGCGTGCCAGCGACCTGGACTGGACCATCCTCGGCCCCGGGACTCTCACCCTCGACCCGCCCACCGGACGCATCACGACGGCGCCGCAGGGGTCGGCCGAGGTGGGACGCGCGGATGTCGCGGCCGTCGCAGCCGCGGTGCTCCTCCAGTCCGCGACGATCGGGAGGTTCATCCGCTTCGGCGCGGGTGACACGCTCATCGCGGAGGCGATCGTCGAGGAGAAGACGGCTCCGTCCGACTAA
- a CDS encoding PPOX class F420-dependent oxidoreductase: protein MIPDRLRDLLEKPYYGALGTVRPDDTVQVNPMWFEFDGEYILFTHTVTRQKYRNLQHNPSMSFMVYDPAEPYRYIEVRGRLVEEVADPEGAFYVRLGQRYGNPAQQAPPDRADRVILKMSVEKVGGQ, encoded by the coding sequence ATGATCCCCGACAGACTGCGCGACCTGCTCGAGAAGCCGTACTACGGCGCGCTCGGCACGGTCCGGCCCGATGACACGGTGCAGGTGAACCCGATGTGGTTCGAGTTCGACGGCGAGTACATCCTGTTCACCCACACGGTGACGCGGCAGAAGTACCGCAATCTGCAGCACAACCCGTCGATGAGCTTCATGGTCTACGACCCGGCGGAGCCGTACCGGTACATCGAGGTGCGCGGGCGTCTGGTCGAGGAGGTGGCAGATCCGGAGGGCGCGTTCTACGTGCGCCTCGGTCAGCGCTACGGCAACCCCGCGCAGCAGGCTCCGCCGGACCGCGCGGATCGGGTGATCCTCAAGATGTCGGTCGAGAAAGTCGGAGGACAGTGA